The following proteins are encoded in a genomic region of Hippoglossus hippoglossus isolate fHipHip1 chromosome 3, fHipHip1.pri, whole genome shotgun sequence:
- the myo1ea gene encoding unconventional myosin-Ie isoform X1: MGSRGHYRYHWQSHNVKHSGVDDMVLLSKINEDAIVDNLKKRYMDDYIFTYIGPVLISINPFKLMPYFGEKEIEMYQGAAQYENPPHIYALADNMYRNMMIERENQCVIISGESGAGKTVAAKYIMGYISRVSGGGPRVQHVKDIILQSNPLLEAFGNAKTVRNNNSSRFGKYFEIQFSSGGEPDGGKISNFLLEKSRVVMRNPGERSFHIFYQLIEGASVEQKNSLGITSLDYYTYLNQSGSYKVDDINDKSDFQETMHAMEVIGISAGDRSMVLQIVAGVLHLGNITFRESGNYAAVESEEFLAFPAFLLGIDQNRLKEKLTSRKMDSKWGNAVESIDVTLNVEQACYTRDALSKALHSRVFDYLVESINKAVVKDHQEFNIGVLDIYGFEIFQKNGFEQFCINFVNEKLQQIFIELTLKAEQEEYVQEGIKWTPIEYFNNKIVCDLIESKNPPGIMSVLDDVCATMHAVGEGADQTMLQKLRVQINTHEHFNSWNQGFIVHHYAGKVSYDAEGFCERNRDVLFSDLIELMQSSEIAFIRALFLENLNAEKKGRPSTAGSKIKKQANDLVSTLMKCTPHYIRCIKPNETKKPKDWEESRVKHQVEYLGLKENIRVRRAGYAYRRVFKKFLNRYAILTKESWPTWRGDEKQGVIHLLRSVNMDQDQFQLGRTKIFVKAPESLFLLEETRERKFDGYARTIQKAWRKYMARKKYVQMREEASDLLVNRKERRRHSLNRNFVGDYLGMDDRPELRQFLGKREKIDFADKVTKYDRRFKGIKRDLILTPKSVYLVGREKVKQGPEKGQVTEVMKRRIEVEKILAVSLSTMQDDFMILHEQEYDSLLECVFKTEFISLLSRRFEEKTQRKLPLKFSNTLELKLKKENWGFLSGGGSRQVLFVQDQGNVAVLKPSSKSLQVSIGPGLPKNTRPTRKSFTQSRTSRTHQNIPARAAPGPPGSHQNGGLKNTNQVANQRNSQHHSQRPPPSGNSTRPFLPSNISQLKERGGSRPPPNLDCLKVPDQGAAGNGDRRPASNGGIAHRPSASRPPPGGGRPKPAPKPKPQVPQCKALYAYDAQDTDELSFNADDLIDLIKEDASGWWMGRLRGKQGLFPNNYVTKI; the protein is encoded by the exons TGGAGAGAGCGGAGCGGGGAAGACTGTGGCAGCCAAATATATCATGGGCTACATCTCCAGAGTGTCAGGGGGTGGACCCAGAGTACAG CACGTCAAAGACATCATCCTGCAGTCCAACCCGCTGCTTGAGGCCTTTGGCAACGCCAAGACAGTGAGGAACAACAACTCCAGCAGATTT GGGAAATACTTTGAGATCCAGTTCAGCTCCGGTGGCGAACCAGACGGAGGGAAAATCTCCAACTTCCTTCTGGAGAAATCACGTGTCGTCATGAGGAATCCTGGGGAACGGAGTTTCCACATATTCTATCAG TTGATAGAAGGAGCCAGTGTCGAGCAGAAGAACAGCCTGGGAATCACGAGCCTGGATTACTACACTTACCTCAATCAGTCTGGTTCCTACAAAGTGGACGACATCAACGACAAGAGCGACTTCCAGGAGAcaatg CACGCCATGGAAGTGATCGGCATCTCGGCAGGGGACCGCTCCATGGTGCTGCAGATTGTGGCCGGAGTCCTGCACCTGGGAAATATCACTTTCAGGGAATCGGGCAACTACGCTGCTGTGGAGAGTGAAGAGT TTCTAGCCTTTCCTGCGTTTCTGCTCGGCATTGACCAGAACCGCCTGAAGGAGAAACTGACGAGCCGGAAGATGGACAGCAAGTGGGGGAATGCGGTGGAGTCCATAGACGTGACACTGAATGTGGAGCAGGCGTGTTACACTCGTGACGCCCTCTCAAAAGCCCTGCATTCACGGGTGTTTGACTACTTGGTCGAG TCCATCAACAAAGCCGTGGTGAAGGATCATCAGGAGTTCAATATTGGGGTGTTGGACATTTATGGATTTGAAATTTTCCAA AAAAATGGATTCGAGCAGTTCTGCATCAACTTCGTgaatgagaagctgcagcagattttCATCGAGCTGACTCTGAAGGCGGAGCAG GAGGAATATGTGCAGGAGGGCATCAAGTGGACTCCCATCGAGTACTTCAACAACAAGATTGTCTGCGATCTTATCGAGagcaaa AATCCTCCAGGCATCATGAGCGTCCTGGATGATGTGTGTGCCACCATGCACGCGGTGGGCGAGGGAGCCGACCAGACCATGCTGCAGAAGCTCCGAGTCCAGATCAACACCCACGAACACTTCAACAGCTGGAACCAGGGCTTCATCGTCCACCATTACGCCGGAAAG GTGTCCTACGACGCGGAGGGTTTCTGCGAGAGGAACCGAGACGTCCTTTTTTCCGACCTCATTGAGTTGATGCAGAGCAGTGAAAT CGCCTTCATCAGAGCACTGTTTCTAGAAAACCTCAACGCTGAGAAGAAGGGTAGACCCTCAACTGCAGGCAGCAAAATAAAG AAACAAGCCAACGATTTGGTGAGCACACTGATGAAATGTACCCCGCACTACATCCGTTGCATCAAGCCCAATGAAACCAAGAAGCCCAAAGACTGGGAGGAGAGCCG AGTGAAGCACCAGGTCGAGTATCTGGGTCTGAAGGAAAACATCAGGGTGAGGCGTGCTGGCTACGCCTACCGCAGAGTCTTCAAGAAGTTCCTCAACAG GTACGCCATCCTGACCAAAGAGTCCTGGCCAACGTGGCGAGGAGACGAGAAACAAGGCGTCATTCATCTCTTACGCTCTGTCAACATGGACCAGGATCAGTTCCAGCTCGGTCGCACCAAGATCTTCGTTAAAGCCCCAGAGTCG CTCTTTCTGCTGGAAGAGACGAGGGAGCGCAAGTTTGACGGCTACGCCAGGACCATCCAAAAGGCCTGGAGGAAATATATGGCTCGCAAGAAGTACGTccagatgagggaggaag CTTCTGACCTGCTGGTGAATCGAAAGGAGAGGCGGCGACACAGCCTCAACAGAAACTTTGTAGGAGACTACCTGGGGATGGACGACAGGCCAGAGCTCCGGCAGTTTctgggaaagagagaaaagatcGACTTTGCAGACAAGGTCACAAAATACGACCGTCGCTTCAAG GGAATCAAGAGAGACTTGATCCTGACGCCAAAGTCTGTGTACCTGGTTGGAAGAGAGAAGGTGAAGCAGGGACCAGAGAAAGGTCAGGTGACTGAGGTGATGAAGAGGCGGATTGAGGTGGAAAAGATCTTGGCGGTATCACTCAG CACGATGCAGGACGACTTCATGATCCTACACGAGCAGGAGTACGACAGCCTGCTGGAGTGCGTCTTCAAGACCGAGTTCATCAGCCTACTGTCCCGCAGGTTCGAGGAGAAAACTCAGAGGAAGCTACCACTCAAGTTTAGTAACAC ACTGGAGTTGAAACTGAAGAAGGAGAACTGGGGCTTCTTGAGCGGCGGCGGCTCCCGGCAGGTCTTGTTTGTCCAGGATCAGGGAAACGTGGCCGTTCTGAAGCCTTCCAGCAAATCCCTGCAGGTCAGCATCGGCCCCGGGCTTCCCAAGAACACAC GCCCCACCAGGAAGAGCTTCACTCAGAGTCGCACGTCCAGAACCCACCAGAACATCCCTGCGCGGGCTGCACCAGGACCTCCAG GCTCTCACCAGAACGGTGGCTTGAAAAACACCAACCAAGTAGCCAATCAGAGAAACTCGCAGCATCACAGCCAGAGGCCTCCGCCGTCCGGCAACTCAACGCGCCCCTTCCTGCCGAGCAACATCAGCCAGCTGAAGGAGCGAGGCGGCAGCCGGCCGCCGCCCAACCTCGACTGTCTGAAAGTGCCTGATCAAGGAGCTGCAGG TAATGGAGACAGACGACCAGCTTCCAATGGAGGAAT AGCCCACAGACCCTCAGCCAGCCGACCTCCGCCGGGAGGAGGACGACCCAAACCTGCCCCCAAACCCAAGCCTCAGGTGCCGCAGTGCAAAGCTCTGTACGCCTACGACGCTCAGGACACGGACGAGCTCAGCTTCAACGCTGACGATCTAATCGACCTCATCAAAGAGG ATGCATCAGGATGGTGGATGGGACGACTGCGTGGAAAGCAGGGACTTTTCCCCAACAACTACGTCACCAAGATCTAA
- the myo1ea gene encoding unconventional myosin-Ie isoform X2, which produces MGSRGHYRYHWQSHNVKHSGVDDMVLLSKINEDAIVDNLKKRYMDDYIFTYIGPVLISINPFKLMPYFGEKEIEMYQGAAQYENPPHIYALADNMYRNMMIERENQCVIISGESGAGKTVAAKYIMGYISRVSGGGPRVQHVKDIILQSNPLLEAFGNAKTVRNNNSSRFGKYFEIQFSSGGEPDGGKISNFLLEKSRVVMRNPGERSFHIFYQLIEGASVEQKNSLGITSLDYYTYLNQSGSYKVDDINDKSDFQETMHAMEVIGISAGDRSMVLQIVAGVLHLGNITFRESGNYAAVESEEFLAFPAFLLGIDQNRLKEKLTSRKMDSKWGNAVESIDVTLNVEQACYTRDALSKALHSRVFDYLVESINKAVVKDHQEFNIGVLDIYGFEIFQKNGFEQFCINFVNEKLQQIFIELTLKAEQEEYVQEGIKWTPIEYFNNKIVCDLIESKNPPGIMSVLDDVCATMHAVGEGADQTMLQKLRVQINTHEHFNSWNQGFIVHHYAGKVSYDAEGFCERNRDVLFSDLIELMQSSEIAFIRALFLENLNAEKKGRPSTAGSKIKKQANDLVSTLMKCTPHYIRCIKPNETKKPKDWEESRVKHQVEYLGLKENIRVRRAGYAYRRVFKKFLNRYAILTKESWPTWRGDEKQGVIHLLRSVNMDQDQFQLGRTKIFVKAPESLFLLEETRERKFDGYARTIQKAWRKYMARKKYVQMREEASDLLVNRKERRRHSLNRNFVGDYLGMDDRPELRQFLGKREKIDFADKVTKYDRRFKGIKRDLILTPKSVYLVGREKVKQGPEKGQVTEVMKRRIEVEKILAVSLSTMQDDFMILHEQEYDSLLECVFKTEFISLLSRRFEEKTQRKLPLKFSNTLELKLKKENWGFLSGGGSRQVLFVQDQGNVAVLKPSSKSLQVSIGPGLPKNTRPTRKSFTQSRTSRTHQNIPARAAPGPPGSHQNGGLKNTNQVANQRNSQHHSQRPPPSGNSTRPFLPSNISQLKERGGSRPPPNLDCLKVPDQGAAGAHRPSASRPPPGGGRPKPAPKPKPQVPQCKALYAYDAQDTDELSFNADDLIDLIKEDASGWWMGRLRGKQGLFPNNYVTKI; this is translated from the exons TGGAGAGAGCGGAGCGGGGAAGACTGTGGCAGCCAAATATATCATGGGCTACATCTCCAGAGTGTCAGGGGGTGGACCCAGAGTACAG CACGTCAAAGACATCATCCTGCAGTCCAACCCGCTGCTTGAGGCCTTTGGCAACGCCAAGACAGTGAGGAACAACAACTCCAGCAGATTT GGGAAATACTTTGAGATCCAGTTCAGCTCCGGTGGCGAACCAGACGGAGGGAAAATCTCCAACTTCCTTCTGGAGAAATCACGTGTCGTCATGAGGAATCCTGGGGAACGGAGTTTCCACATATTCTATCAG TTGATAGAAGGAGCCAGTGTCGAGCAGAAGAACAGCCTGGGAATCACGAGCCTGGATTACTACACTTACCTCAATCAGTCTGGTTCCTACAAAGTGGACGACATCAACGACAAGAGCGACTTCCAGGAGAcaatg CACGCCATGGAAGTGATCGGCATCTCGGCAGGGGACCGCTCCATGGTGCTGCAGATTGTGGCCGGAGTCCTGCACCTGGGAAATATCACTTTCAGGGAATCGGGCAACTACGCTGCTGTGGAGAGTGAAGAGT TTCTAGCCTTTCCTGCGTTTCTGCTCGGCATTGACCAGAACCGCCTGAAGGAGAAACTGACGAGCCGGAAGATGGACAGCAAGTGGGGGAATGCGGTGGAGTCCATAGACGTGACACTGAATGTGGAGCAGGCGTGTTACACTCGTGACGCCCTCTCAAAAGCCCTGCATTCACGGGTGTTTGACTACTTGGTCGAG TCCATCAACAAAGCCGTGGTGAAGGATCATCAGGAGTTCAATATTGGGGTGTTGGACATTTATGGATTTGAAATTTTCCAA AAAAATGGATTCGAGCAGTTCTGCATCAACTTCGTgaatgagaagctgcagcagattttCATCGAGCTGACTCTGAAGGCGGAGCAG GAGGAATATGTGCAGGAGGGCATCAAGTGGACTCCCATCGAGTACTTCAACAACAAGATTGTCTGCGATCTTATCGAGagcaaa AATCCTCCAGGCATCATGAGCGTCCTGGATGATGTGTGTGCCACCATGCACGCGGTGGGCGAGGGAGCCGACCAGACCATGCTGCAGAAGCTCCGAGTCCAGATCAACACCCACGAACACTTCAACAGCTGGAACCAGGGCTTCATCGTCCACCATTACGCCGGAAAG GTGTCCTACGACGCGGAGGGTTTCTGCGAGAGGAACCGAGACGTCCTTTTTTCCGACCTCATTGAGTTGATGCAGAGCAGTGAAAT CGCCTTCATCAGAGCACTGTTTCTAGAAAACCTCAACGCTGAGAAGAAGGGTAGACCCTCAACTGCAGGCAGCAAAATAAAG AAACAAGCCAACGATTTGGTGAGCACACTGATGAAATGTACCCCGCACTACATCCGTTGCATCAAGCCCAATGAAACCAAGAAGCCCAAAGACTGGGAGGAGAGCCG AGTGAAGCACCAGGTCGAGTATCTGGGTCTGAAGGAAAACATCAGGGTGAGGCGTGCTGGCTACGCCTACCGCAGAGTCTTCAAGAAGTTCCTCAACAG GTACGCCATCCTGACCAAAGAGTCCTGGCCAACGTGGCGAGGAGACGAGAAACAAGGCGTCATTCATCTCTTACGCTCTGTCAACATGGACCAGGATCAGTTCCAGCTCGGTCGCACCAAGATCTTCGTTAAAGCCCCAGAGTCG CTCTTTCTGCTGGAAGAGACGAGGGAGCGCAAGTTTGACGGCTACGCCAGGACCATCCAAAAGGCCTGGAGGAAATATATGGCTCGCAAGAAGTACGTccagatgagggaggaag CTTCTGACCTGCTGGTGAATCGAAAGGAGAGGCGGCGACACAGCCTCAACAGAAACTTTGTAGGAGACTACCTGGGGATGGACGACAGGCCAGAGCTCCGGCAGTTTctgggaaagagagaaaagatcGACTTTGCAGACAAGGTCACAAAATACGACCGTCGCTTCAAG GGAATCAAGAGAGACTTGATCCTGACGCCAAAGTCTGTGTACCTGGTTGGAAGAGAGAAGGTGAAGCAGGGACCAGAGAAAGGTCAGGTGACTGAGGTGATGAAGAGGCGGATTGAGGTGGAAAAGATCTTGGCGGTATCACTCAG CACGATGCAGGACGACTTCATGATCCTACACGAGCAGGAGTACGACAGCCTGCTGGAGTGCGTCTTCAAGACCGAGTTCATCAGCCTACTGTCCCGCAGGTTCGAGGAGAAAACTCAGAGGAAGCTACCACTCAAGTTTAGTAACAC ACTGGAGTTGAAACTGAAGAAGGAGAACTGGGGCTTCTTGAGCGGCGGCGGCTCCCGGCAGGTCTTGTTTGTCCAGGATCAGGGAAACGTGGCCGTTCTGAAGCCTTCCAGCAAATCCCTGCAGGTCAGCATCGGCCCCGGGCTTCCCAAGAACACAC GCCCCACCAGGAAGAGCTTCACTCAGAGTCGCACGTCCAGAACCCACCAGAACATCCCTGCGCGGGCTGCACCAGGACCTCCAG GCTCTCACCAGAACGGTGGCTTGAAAAACACCAACCAAGTAGCCAATCAGAGAAACTCGCAGCATCACAGCCAGAGGCCTCCGCCGTCCGGCAACTCAACGCGCCCCTTCCTGCCGAGCAACATCAGCCAGCTGAAGGAGCGAGGCGGCAGCCGGCCGCCGCCCAACCTCGACTGTCTGAAAGTGCCTGATCAAGGAGCTGCAGG AGCCCACAGACCCTCAGCCAGCCGACCTCCGCCGGGAGGAGGACGACCCAAACCTGCCCCCAAACCCAAGCCTCAGGTGCCGCAGTGCAAAGCTCTGTACGCCTACGACGCTCAGGACACGGACGAGCTCAGCTTCAACGCTGACGATCTAATCGACCTCATCAAAGAGG ATGCATCAGGATGGTGGATGGGACGACTGCGTGGAAAGCAGGGACTTTTCCCCAACAACTACGTCACCAAGATCTAA